The proteins below come from a single Oscillospiraceae bacterium genomic window:
- a CDS encoding UvrD-helicase domain-containing protein: MKGLPMPDITTEYLALRDQYIEARFARLNSVQRQAVFATEGPLLILAGAGSGKTTVLVNRIANIIRFGSAHGSRELPRPVTEADLNDLRTAVANGRDLPRETAYLAVRPARPWNVLAITFTNKAAGELKERLRAMLGDTLGGDVNASTFHSACVRMLRRDAERIGFPKSFTIYDSDDQQRVIKQIYKDLMIDDKFLPVKSAIAQISSFKDKLMSAEEVAGEPFANTKAQLISKIYTAYAGRLKTAGAMDFDDLIFHTVRLLQNDAEAREYYQNRFRYVVVDEYQDTSVAQFHLVRLLAGGTNNVCVVGDDDQSIYKFRGATIENILNFEKVFSGAKTIRLEQNYRSTANILNAANSVIKNNMGRKGKTLWTESGDGEKVHHYTATNEQDEASHIADVIGEHLREGASLKDHAVLYRMNAQSNPIETYFARAGIPYRIVGGQRFFDRKEVKDINSYLAVIVNPRDDVRLRRIINEPARKIGMTTIEKIGELASAAGVPMMEIIAHVRDYPALQRAAAPLERFYEMYRELCDLSVSEPLDVFVGDVIKKSGYEAMLKAMKEEGETRLENLGQLVSSIKTYADQNGEDATLAGFLEEVALISDLDSYDNDADSVTMMTIHSAKGLEFPYVFVIGMEDGIFPGDMAKYNEEDMEEERRLCYVAITRAKKELYLSSSRTRMIFGQTRRNPPSAFLSEIDPNLLDESQSPELAGYGGGFGAGYGSYSTNVPGGRSGYSGASRGYLNSEYNARPRGGFGGGYSSGFASGGHESPNSYGGRHTVQSTGFGSGYGRSRGAGSAVPAGAGTSTLAGAPAAAAPKKKETVSYAPGDVVDHRVFGRGTVLKATPIAGDCIVEIQFDRVGVKKTMANYAPLKKVEE, translated from the coding sequence ATGAAAGGACTTCCCATGCCCGACATCACCACCGAATATCTCGCCCTGCGCGATCAATATATCGAAGCCCGCTTTGCCCGGCTTAACTCTGTGCAGCGGCAGGCTGTCTTTGCCACCGAAGGCCCGCTGCTGATTCTGGCAGGTGCAGGCTCCGGCAAGACCACCGTGCTGGTCAACCGCATCGCCAACATCATCCGCTTCGGCTCGGCCCACGGCAGCCGCGAGCTGCCCCGCCCTGTGACCGAGGCTGACCTCAACGACCTGCGCACTGCTGTGGCCAACGGCCGCGACCTTCCCCGGGAAACCGCCTATCTGGCCGTGCGCCCGGCCCGGCCGTGGAATGTACTGGCCATCACCTTTACGAACAAGGCTGCAGGGGAGCTGAAGGAGCGACTGCGCGCCATGCTGGGGGACACCCTCGGCGGCGATGTCAACGCCTCCACCTTCCACTCTGCCTGCGTGCGGATGCTGCGCCGCGATGCCGAGCGCATCGGCTTTCCCAAAAGCTTTACGATCTATGATTCCGATGACCAGCAGCGTGTGATCAAGCAGATCTACAAGGATCTGATGATCGATGATAAGTTCCTGCCTGTCAAGTCGGCCATTGCGCAGATCTCCTCCTTCAAGGATAAGCTCATGTCTGCCGAGGAGGTGGCCGGTGAGCCGTTTGCCAACACCAAGGCGCAGCTTATCTCCAAAATTTACACAGCCTACGCAGGCCGCCTGAAGACGGCAGGCGCGATGGATTTTGACGACCTGATTTTCCACACTGTCCGGCTGCTGCAAAACGATGCCGAGGCGCGGGAATACTACCAGAACCGCTTCCGCTATGTCGTTGTGGATGAGTATCAGGACACCAGTGTGGCCCAGTTCCATCTGGTGCGGCTGCTCGCAGGCGGCACCAACAATGTCTGCGTTGTCGGCGATGACGACCAGTCCATCTATAAATTCCGCGGCGCTACGATCGAAAATATCCTGAATTTTGAGAAGGTGTTCAGCGGTGCCAAAACGATCCGGCTTGAGCAGAACTATCGCTCCACCGCGAATATTCTGAACGCCGCCAACAGCGTCATCAAAAACAATATGGGCCGCAAGGGCAAGACCCTCTGGACCGAGAGCGGGGACGGCGAAAAGGTCCACCACTACACGGCCACGAACGAGCAGGACGAGGCCAGCCATATCGCTGATGTCATCGGCGAGCATCTGCGCGAGGGCGCGAGCCTGAAAGATCACGCCGTGCTCTACCGCATGAACGCCCAGTCCAACCCCATTGAAACCTATTTCGCCCGTGCAGGCATCCCATACCGCATTGTGGGCGGTCAGCGCTTCTTTGACCGCAAGGAGGTCAAGGACATCAACAGCTATCTGGCCGTCATCGTCAACCCGCGCGATGATGTGCGGCTGCGCCGTATCATTAACGAGCCTGCGCGTAAAATAGGCATGACGACCATCGAAAAGATCGGCGAGCTTGCCTCCGCTGCCGGTGTGCCGATGATGGAGATCATCGCCCATGTGCGGGACTACCCTGCACTGCAGCGTGCCGCCGCACCGCTGGAGCGGTTCTATGAGATGTACCGCGAGCTTTGTGATCTGTCAGTCAGTGAGCCGCTGGATGTGTTTGTCGGTGATGTTATCAAAAAGAGCGGCTACGAGGCCATGCTCAAGGCCATGAAGGAGGAGGGGGAGACCCGCCTCGAGAACTTGGGGCAGCTCGTCAGCTCAATCAAGACCTACGCAGACCAGAACGGCGAGGACGCGACCCTTGCCGGCTTCCTCGAGGAGGTCGCGCTGATCTCTGACCTTGACAGCTATGACAACGATGCCGACAGTGTGACGATGATGACGATCCACTCGGCCAAGGGTCTGGAATTTCCCTATGTTTTTGTCATCGGCATGGAGGACGGCATCTTCCCCGGTGATATGGCCAAATATAACGAGGAGGACATGGAGGAGGAGCGCCGCCTTTGCTATGTGGCCATTACCCGCGCCAAAAAGGAGCTGTATCTCTCGTCCTCCCGCACGCGGATGATCTTCGGCCAGACGCGCCGCAACCCGCCGTCTGCCTTCCTGAGCGAGATTGACCCGAATCTGCTGGACGAGAGCCAAAGCCCCGAGCTTGCCGGTTATGGCGGCGGTTTCGGCGCAGGGTACGGCAGCTACAGCACCAATGTGCCGGGCGGGCGCAGCGGCTACTCCGGCGCGTCCCGTGGCTACCTGAACAGTGAGTACAACGCCCGTCCGCGCGGCGGTTTCGGCGGTGGCTACAGCAGCGGCTTTGCCAGCGGCGGGCATGAAAGTCCCAACAGCTATGGCGGCCGCCATACGGTGCAAAGCACAGGCTTTGGCTCCGGCTACGGCCGCAGCCGCGGGGCAGGCAGCGCAGTCCCGGCCGGGGCAGGCACCTCCACACTGGCGGGCGCACCGGCCGCAGCGGCCCCCAAAAAGAAGGAAACCGTCAGCTATGCGCCCGGCGATGTTGTGGATCACCGCGTATTCGGCCGCGGCACGGTATTGAAGGCAACGCCCATCGCGGGGGACTGCATCGTTGAAATTCAGTTCGACCGCGTAGGCGTCAAAAAAACAATGGCCAACTATGCGCCGCTGAAAAAGGTGGAGGAATGA
- the thyX gene encoding FAD-dependent thymidylate synthase — protein sequence MLVQLIAHTNDPEKTIAAAAKLCYSDAHIETLLDGLTPEKTAAFLQKLTDLGHASPIEHASFTFGIEGVSRTFLAQVTRHRIGSFSVQSQRYVRLDDFRYVIPPEIEAIPEAKAQFIASMNEDAEKYLALVRTLEDAHTARFMAEGLTEKAARAKASKQANEDARFVLPNACETKMVMTMNCRSLQNFFNLRCCNRAQWEIRAVADEMLRLVLPLAPHVFAAAGPRCLTGPCPEGRMCCGKQAEVREKYAKLKEEAV from the coding sequence ATGTTAGTTCAGCTCATTGCCCATACGAATGACCCCGAGAAAACGATTGCCGCAGCGGCGAAGCTTTGCTACTCGGACGCACATATTGAAACGCTGCTTGACGGTCTGACGCCTGAAAAGACGGCGGCCTTCCTGCAAAAGCTGACGGATCTCGGCCATGCCAGCCCAATCGAGCATGCAAGCTTCACCTTTGGCATCGAGGGCGTGTCCCGCACCTTTTTGGCACAGGTAACGCGCCACCGCATCGGCAGCTTCAGCGTGCAGAGTCAGCGCTATGTCCGGCTGGACGATTTCCGCTATGTCATTCCGCCGGAGATCGAGGCTATCCCTGAGGCCAAGGCGCAGTTCATTGCCTCGATGAACGAGGATGCCGAAAAGTATCTTGCGCTCGTCCGTACATTGGAAGATGCCCACACGGCACGCTTTATGGCCGAGGGTCTTACGGAAAAGGCCGCCCGCGCCAAGGCCTCCAAGCAGGCCAATGAGGATGCGCGCTTTGTGCTGCCCAACGCCTGTGAGACCAAGATGGTCATGACGATGAACTGCCGCAGCCTGCAGAATTTCTTTAATCTGCGCTGCTGCAACCGCGCCCAGTGGGAGATACGCGCTGTGGCCGATGAGATGCTGCGCCTTGTGTTGCCGCTGGCACCGCATGTCTTTGCGGCGGCAGGCCCGCGCTGCCTGACCGGCCCCTGCCCGGAGGGTCGCATGTGCTGCGGCAAGCAGGCCGAGGTGCGCGAAAAATACGCGAAGCTCAAAGAGGAGGCAGTGTAA
- a CDS encoding thymidylate kinase translates to MGQLIIFEGLDGSGKGTQTKLTAQRLQQQGYDLRQITFPDYESESSALVRMYLSGAFGDKPDDVNAYAASSFYAVDRYASYKTGWGEFYREGGLVLSDRYTTSNAVHQCSKLPPMHWDGFLNWLFDFEYKKFGIPAPDAVVYLAVDPEVSQRLITERYHGDESKRDIQERDAEYLARSRAAAEYCARTLGWHRIECTVNVNGTKTMRPVEEINDEILAQLKTVL, encoded by the coding sequence ATGGGGCAGCTTATCATTTTTGAGGGGCTGGACGGCTCCGGCAAGGGAACCCAGACAAAATTGACGGCGCAGCGCCTGCAGCAGCAGGGGTACGATCTGCGGCAGATCACCTTTCCGGACTATGAAAGCGAGTCCTCGGCACTGGTCAGGATGTACCTTTCGGGTGCCTTCGGCGATAAGCCTGATGATGTGAACGCCTACGCGGCCTCCAGCTTTTATGCCGTGGACCGCTATGCCAGCTATAAGACCGGCTGGGGTGAGTTTTACCGGGAGGGCGGTTTGGTCCTCTCAGACCGCTATACGACCTCCAATGCGGTGCATCAATGCTCCAAGCTGCCGCCGATGCACTGGGATGGCTTTCTGAACTGGCTGTTCGACTTTGAGTATAAGAAGTTTGGCATCCCTGCGCCGGACGCCGTGGTCTATCTGGCCGTTGATCCCGAGGTCTCCCAGCGGCTGATCACCGAGCGTTACCACGGTGATGAAAGCAAGCGTGATATTCAGGAGCGGGATGCCGAGTATCTGGCACGCAGCCGCGCCGCCGCCGAGTACTGCGCCCGTACCCTCGGCTGGCACCGCATCGAGTGTACCGTCAATGTCAACGGAACAAAGACGATGCGCCCGGTGGAGGAGATCAACGATGAAATCCTTGCACAGCTGAAGACGGTCCTGTAA
- the mltG gene encoding endolytic transglycosylase MltG, with protein MRINRSNPEPSGAQQPAVQPQTAAPQQPAPRREEPRQEPPKPKKEKPKKRPEPEEYEAYEEDEEEKPRRRFPVGCLIVLVILALVGFGGYKVSQFYAELDGQGTLGEVQTITVPEGSSVSSIATQLKDSGVIQYDWLFKQYVKYSGKAGEIQYGSFEVQSGMAYNEIIKALSVVTRRPTVNVTIPEGTTAVGVAQIFVDAGLVEDVDTFLSCANGTDGSDWSQYDFWNAIPDNGRLMKCEGYLFPDTYNLYADESVYYYVNQLYGEFDAKTADLADTIAAKGTSLDDVVKLASFIQEEAGLASEDSKVSACFHNRLESADPQWAEHKLESNASSYIMQDRENNYLWNSPTAEYFGWPEQGAIPEDVLALYDTYAISGLPAGPISCPGYAAIEAALNPDQQYLDEGYYFFVTGHPDTDVAGQYFYAKTADEHYQNCVKAGWAS; from the coding sequence ATGAGGATCAATCGTTCAAATCCGGAACCGTCCGGGGCGCAGCAGCCCGCCGTACAGCCGCAGACTGCTGCCCCGCAGCAGCCGGCCCCCCGCCGCGAGGAGCCGCGTCAGGAGCCGCCGAAGCCAAAAAAAGAAAAGCCTAAAAAACGCCCCGAGCCCGAGGAATACGAGGCGTATGAGGAGGACGAGGAGGAAAAGCCCCGCCGCCGTTTTCCGGTCGGCTGCCTGATCGTGCTTGTGATTTTGGCTCTGGTCGGCTTCGGCGGATATAAGGTGTCCCAGTTCTACGCCGAGCTGGACGGTCAGGGAACGCTGGGCGAGGTACAGACTATCACCGTGCCGGAGGGCTCCTCCGTGTCCAGCATTGCCACGCAGCTCAAGGATTCCGGCGTTATCCAGTATGACTGGCTGTTCAAGCAGTATGTCAAGTACAGCGGCAAAGCCGGGGAGATTCAGTACGGCAGCTTTGAGGTCCAGTCCGGCATGGCCTACAACGAGATCATCAAGGCCCTGTCCGTTGTGACCCGCCGTCCCACCGTCAATGTAACGATCCCCGAGGGCACGACCGCTGTGGGCGTGGCCCAGATCTTTGTCGATGCCGGCCTTGTGGAGGATGTGGACACCTTCCTGTCCTGCGCCAACGGCACCGATGGCTCGGACTGGAGCCAGTATGATTTCTGGAACGCTATCCCGGACAATGGCCGCCTGATGAAGTGCGAGGGGTACCTGTTCCCTGACACCTACAACCTCTATGCCGATGAGAGCGTCTATTACTATGTGAACCAGCTCTACGGTGAGTTTGACGCCAAGACGGCAGATCTGGCCGATACCATCGCCGCCAAGGGCACCAGCCTTGACGATGTTGTCAAGCTGGCCAGCTTCATTCAGGAGGAGGCCGGCCTTGCCAGCGAGGATTCCAAGGTCAGCGCCTGCTTCCACAACCGTCTTGAATCGGCTGACCCGCAGTGGGCGGAGCACAAGCTGGAATCCAACGCTTCGAGCTATATTATGCAGGACCGTGAGAACAACTATCTCTGGAATTCCCCGACTGCCGAGTATTTCGGCTGGCCGGAGCAGGGAGCTATCCCGGAGGATGTGCTGGCTCTCTATGACACCTACGCCATCAGCGGCCTGCCCGCAGGCCCCATTTCCTGCCCGGGCTATGCCGCCATCGAGGCAGCGCTGAACCCCGACCAGCAGTATCTGGACGAGGGATACTACTTCTTCGTCACGGGCCACCCTGACACCGATGTGGCCGGGCAGTATTTCTACGCCAA